Within the Cinclus cinclus chromosome 27, bCinCin1.1, whole genome shotgun sequence genome, the region acacacacacacacacacacacaaagttaCACATAAAGCAGGATCTGTATCTAAATTCAAATACACTGAAATGATGCAATGGATGAAGCCATGCAGGGAAAAGTTACATGAAGGAGCTGATGGCCTCTGTCAGCTCTGAAGGTTTCTCTTCTGTGCGTGCACACGGGTGCAGGCACACGCGTAAAAGAAATCTGTGGCATTGGAGTAACTGAGGAATGGGCCATGTGCCAGAGAGcaagagagagggagggggagagagggagggggcAAGTGCTGCAGAGTGTGAGGAGGAGAGGGGGGAACACCTGGGTAGTACTGGCCAGAGCTGCACCAGAACCAGGAGGAAACAGAGATCCTCCAAACAGCCACTCTATTTGGACAAGATGGGAAAGAGATAAAACTTGTCCACAACTGAAAGAAACATACTGGGAGGGAAAAGAGCATTTCTGCTGGAAACTCATCCTGACAATCACCAAAGCCAACCACCATGTCTCACTGTCCCCAGGTCACCCTTTTGTCCCTGTCATGCTGTGGCAGGGCCTGCCAGCCATATGGGACTGTGGGTGCATGGGAGAGCTCAACACTTCCAGCCTGGAAATGGAACAGAagccagggaaaaggagaagcaTCCAGGTCACCAGCATTATGGCAAACACCCTCCTGCCCTCAGGTCTCCTCAGGAAGGGGACAAAGTTCCCTCGGGACTGCCGGCTGCCCTTGGCTCACgggggctgcagcagagaaGGCAGCGTAAGGAGGGAGCGTGGGAAATGTCCAAGGAGTCTCCTGAGCCTACCAGGGCTGTGGAACAACCAGCGCTGACAAAAGCCTTGGTGAGGGGTGCAGGGACAGCTGAGGAAGACCCTTCAGAGCAGAAGGCCCACCAGGATGgcactggggaggaggaggggcgAAAGCCCCAAGCAGATTCTGTGGACTCCATCTTTGGGCAGATCCACACTTGTCTGGTCCGAGTTTGTCTCCAGTTCTTCTGTGTCCAGGGCACCTGctggaagaagagaggaaaatgtgtGGTTAGAGGGAAGATCTGGAAGAAGAGAACCTACCACTCATGCAGGTGTGCCATGATGTGCCCCGAGGCACTGtgaggcagcagagctctgatCCAGGGAAGCTGTGAATTAGTGGGAGCAGGCTGTGAATGGGACCATGCTTCAGGGACATCCAACCAGCCCCTCAGGGTTAGAGAAAAGAGTGAGGAAAAGTCTTGGTGCCACATACAAGAGGAGGATCCAAAGGACCAGTCTGACACTGCTCCTCCCAAGCCCTCTCCATGCTGCTTGGGGATCCCTGAGTGTCTGAGTGTCCATGCCAGGACAAACTCCACGGTTGCCTTACCTGAGAGAGAGGTCTGGAAATGGGGGCTCGGCCCTTTTTTGTCTTTGGAGGATGATGTTAAGCGCAAGAACGTGGGCTCTTCAGGGCTGAGGACCACTGACTTGGAGGGGGTTATGAGCTCAGCTCTATTGAAACCTAACTTCATCTCTGGAACAGCTTGGCTGGGGGATGGAGATGGACTGGAAAAGGCTGATTTCTCTTTCCCATCCTCTTTGACACCTTTGTTTGTTTCTGGGACTGATCTGGGGCTGAAGGCTGTGCCCATGCTTTCCAATAAGGCTGGATCCTCTGTAGTGAAGGAGCTAAGAGGATCTCCAGTGTCTGCCTCTGGAGATACTTTATAAACTGGGTCTAAGGTGGGCTCAAAGGAAGGAGTGATCCCAGTTGCCTCAGTAGGATCAGTTCTGTCTGGTTGTGGCTTTGTGGTTGTGGCAGTTTTCAGCTGTGTCTTTGCTGTTGTGGCAGGTGCTAGTGTTGTAGCAGCAGGTGTTGGCTTGGCTGTTGTGGTGGCAGATGTTGGCATTTTGGGCGTTGGTTTGGCTGTGGCTGTAGCAAGTTTTGGCTTAGCTGCTGTTGGGGTGGGTTTTGCTGTGGTGGGTGTTGGCTTGGCCACAGTTGTGGTTGTTTTTGGCTTGGCTGTAGGGGTGGTTGCGGTGGGGTTTGGTGTGGTGGGTGTTGGTTTGGTGGTAGTGGTGGTTgtggtgggttttgggggggtggaTGTGGtcttggtggcagtggtggtTGTTGGCTTAGTGGCAGTGGTTGTTAGGGTGGGCTTTGGCGTGGTGGGTGTTGACTTGGTCATAGCTGTGGCGGGCTTTGGCTTGGCTgcagtgctggtggctgctggcacGGTGGGTTTTGGCCTGGCTGGGGTTGTTGTTGGGAACATGCTGGCAGGTTTTGTCTTGGCTGTGCTGAagggtgcctgtgctgggggtTTGGGCTTGGCTGTGGTTGGCAGTGTGGCTGTGGGTGGTGGCTTGGCTGTGGTTGAGGTTGGAAGTGTGGTTGTAGGTTTTGGCTTGGCTGTGGTACACACTGATTTTGTGGGTTCAGGTTTTGCTGTGGTGGACATTGGTGTGGGGTCAGGTTTGGCTGTGGTGTGTACTGGTGTGGGTTCAGATTTGCCTGTGGTGTGGACTGGTGCTGTGGGCTCTGGTTTGGCTGTGGGCTCTGgtttggctgtggctgtgggctCTGGTTTGTCTGTGGGCTCTGgtttggctgtggctgtgggctCTGGTTTGGCTGTGGGTTCTGGTTTGTCTGTGGGCTCTGgtttggctgtggctgtgggttCTGGTTTGTCTGTGGGCTCTGgtttggctgtggctgtgggctctggtttggctgtgggttctggtttggctgtgggctctggtttggctgtggctgtgggctctggtttggctgtgggctctggtttggctgtggctgtgggttCTGGTTTGTCTGTGGGCTCTGgtttggctgtggctgtgggctctggtttggctgtgggctctggtttggctgtggctgtgggctctggtttggctgtgggttctggtttggctgtggctgtgggttctggtttggctgtgggttctggtttggctgtggctgtgggctctggtttggctgtgggctctggtttggctgtggctgtgggttctggtttggctgtgggctctggtttggctgtgggctctggtttggctgtggctgtgggttctggtgtggctgtggctgtgggttctggtttggctgtggctgtgggctctggtttggctgtgggttctggtttggctgtggctgtgggttctggtttggctgtggctgtgggctctggtttggctgtgggttctggtttggctgtggctgtgggctctggtttggctgtggctgtgggctctggtttggctgtgggttctggtttggctgtggctgtgggctctggtttggctgtggctgtgggttctggtttggctgtgggttctggtttggctgtgggctctggtttggctgtggctgtgggttctggtgtggctgtggctgtgggttctggtttggctgtgggttctggtttggctgtggctgtgggctctggtttggctgtgggctctggtttggctgtggctgtgggctctggtttggctgtgggctctggtttggctgtggctgtgggctctggtgtggctgtggctgtgggttctggtttggctgtggctgtgggctCTGGTTTGGCTGTGGCTGGGGTGGATGGCCTTGCCTTTGTTGTCACAGAGGCCGGAGTGGTCTCTTCTACAACGAGTTCTGGTGAGAGATGAAAAGTGCTGTGGGTTAGGGCTGGCTCAGCTGACCTCACTGGATCCCCTGCACTGAGCAGGACCAGCAGAAACCAGTGAGGGGCTGAAACAGCAGCTGACCCCTCTCAGGTCACTCTGGGCTATACCCCACTCTGGGGATCCCAACCTGGACACATCTCATGTCCCTCACAACCTCCTGCCATGCAAGGGGCAAATAATGCTGCCTAACAGGGACAAGCCCCTCCTGAATTTAAGGCAGTTGTCCTGTCTCATGGTCCAGCCCTGGAACTGCAGTTCAGGGGcttcctggcagctccaggatCAGACCCAGCCCAGGGTCTCAGTCCCAACAGCCCCTCAGGGCCATGCATGGCTCTGCTCACTCACCACAGAGGTTGTTCACACAGACTGTGCCCATGGGACATGTTGTACATGAGGGTCCTTCCACGTAGGGCTTTTTGCCTTTCATGTTACCCCTGGAAGCAGAAAATTCCAAGATAAAAATGTGAGGAAAGGGGAAACACCCATCCCAGAGAGGGGGCTGATTCAGCTGGGATATCCCAGCCAGGGCAAAACTTGGGATTAATGTAGAAAACAGGTCTTGGTCTTCTGCCATGGCCTGTCAGGGCCATTTACTCACCAGCCTGACCCCAAGGCAGCTAAAGCCAGGGCAGAGAACTCCATGGAGCACATCCCTCACCCCCTCAGAAGAGAGCAGGGCATGGGCATTGGGACAGGGAATTCTGTCTCACTTCTGCTCCAAACCCTCAGGAAGGTCTGCAGCCACTTGGTGCTCTCAGCAGCTCCAAGCAATTGGTGCCAAGGCtggtcccagggctgggaaggggtACCCAGTTCTCCTCCCACCTCcaacccttcctgctgctgcaaaagGGCTTCTCCACCCCAGGAgatggctgctgccagcagggaagaacaaagcccagggcagggagctgttTGTACCCTCAGCTACGGCCACCTCAGCCTTGAGCAGCTCTTGGGGAAGAAGGTCCCTCCCTGGGTGTCTGAACCAGGAGCTGAACCAGCACTCAGCAGTCACAATCATGGGCCAACCCTTCCTTACTCTGGGGCCAACCCAAGATAACAGAAGCATTATTTGGAACTTCTATTTCTGACCAAGGACAAACCCTGCTGTGACATAAGGGCTGAAGCCAGAGCATTTCCCCACAGAAACCCCACTGAGATGCACCAATCCATGCAGGGCCTGGCACTTACGGGGGATAATAGTTGCAAACAAGCAGGTGCATGTTCTCTGTTTCAATTCCATCGATCTTCTCACAAAAATGTGCCCCACAGCCGATCTGATGTGTGTTTGACCAGACCACCTAAGGCAAAGACCAGGGTTGAGGTGAGAGGACTGGGTGAAGGCAACCTGTCCCCTGGCCTTAAAGGCTGCTCCAAAGACCTCCTCATTCCACAGAGTATGCCCCAGATCCCACATCCCCACACTGCTTTGGCATTCAGGATCCATCACCATCTCTGCTCCTACCCAAGCTGTGAAGAAACACTCAGACTTTGTCTCTCTATCTGAGAAAATCTGGCATCCGGGTCTGCTGAGCAGCCTCCCCTCTACCCCAGCAGCAGGTACCTGGGTGTAGTGGCCACACATCTGCCCAGGGACACACGTGGATGTTGTCAAGTTGTAGAATTTCTCCTCCCCATTCCAGTCTTCCACGGCGAATTCTAGTTCCAGGGTTGGAGCCATAGCAAAGAGGTTTTCTCCCCGTCGGCCCCTCTCCTTGTTGTGGTCCCAGATGCATTTCTCTGCATAGGATTGAGCAAGGGCCTCCAGCTCCATGTCCCAGGTCTGAAAGGAGCTTGGTATCAGCACATAGAGAGGGACACTGGGCTCTCCAACAGGAACAAGGCACTTACCAAGGACCCCTGCACTCTCTGGCCACAGCTTGCCCATCCATGAGGAAAATTCCAACCCCTACCCAACACAGTCCTCAGGAGAGGGGAGCTCTGTGGTCAGTCCCAGCACAAGCCTTGGCTTATGGGTCAAACAGGAGAAGGGCAGGGCACCTGCCAGCTCTCACAACATCTCCTAAACTCACCTAACACCATCACGGAGCATCCTCAACTCAGCATGGAGAAACtgtgaagaggaaggaaagattccaggaaggaaggattccaggaaggattccaggaaggattccaggaaggaaggaaggattccaggaaggattccaggaaggaaggaaggaaggattccaggaaggaaggattccaggaaggaaggaaggaaggattccaggaaggaaggattccaggaaggaaggaaggaaggattccaggaaggattccaggaaggaaggaaggaaggaaggaaggaaggaaggaaggattccaggaatgaaggaaggattccaggaaggaaggaaggaaggaaggcaggccTGGGGCCATCCCTCTTCACCCAGGATGGGGATAGGAGGGGAATGGGACACATCTCTCCTGGCAGCTGTACAAAGCCTGGGAGCACACACTCCTGGCAAACATCTCAGGAGCccctcaggagcagcagtggccCCACCACCAGCCAAGCCCCCACCCACAGGAGAACAAcgaggagaaggaagaggaggaggaggaagagaaggtggACAGCTTTTCTTGCAGGCATGTATATGGGGAATCCTACACTGCAGCTGTTTGGACCATCCTTGATGGAGAGAATAGCTTGGCTGCTGGAAGGCAGCCCTGCAAACAGGGGGTCATGAGGGGGGGGCTTCTGGACAGAGCCAGGGCTGGATCCAAAAGGTGCCAGACAGGAGGGCATGTCACCGTTGGGGTGTTGAGAGGATGAGGACAGCCTGAAGGCACTGGGGGGAGGAAACACCTGCATGGCACACAGTGTTGGTTCACCTCCCACCATGGCCCCAAGCCATGATGACAGAGATGGCTGGAGACCCAATTTGGGGAGCACACACCCCTCTCCCTCTGGCACGGGTTCCATAAATGGGGGACTCACAGCTGCAGATTTGCCTCATTAGTAAAGTGGCTTTAGGCTACAGATTCCCCCCCTTCAACTAAATATTTCCAAAGCAGCCAGCCCCACATCCCAAAAGGAAGCACAGCATGACCTCAGCCAGGCACAGTGCCACAGCAGCAGGTGAACCCAGAGGGAAAGACAGCCCAAGCAAAGGTCCCAGGAGGGAGGTGAGGACGATGTTCTCATGGAAAACCTCTTCTGAGGAGTCGTCAGGGCTGCTGTGAGCTAAACATCTGCTGggcttcaaaatgaaaaagttttCAGCTCCAGACTGTGAGCTGGTCCTGTGTGCAAGCAGGAGCAGAAGCTGCAGAGGGAGCATCtcaaagcacaggggctgcaaTCAAAGATTCAGCCAGGAGCAACCCCACAGGTTTGGAATTGCACTGACTTAAGGACCCGGAGAGATCATTTCCCTCAGGTTTTCTCCAAGACTTTGGCTCCAAAGCCCTGATACTCTGCGTTTGCTGTGCCTGGTGGGTTTGATGGGTCATGGTGCTGAGGGTTTTGGCTCTGTCCCCTTTGAGTCTGCAGTCACTGGTCAGGCCTTTTCTCCCTAAATTTAACTTTTGGCTTCTTCTAATTGTTAAGCATTTATGAGTCCACAAAGGCTTTTACTCATTCTGGGCAACTTCTGGGCCAGGCGGGGAGATGTCCTCCAATCACACCGTGACCCAAAGAGGAAGGGACTCCAGGTCTCCATGATAAACAATTATCCTTCCCTCTGTGACTCGCAAATAGGGAGGAAAAATCGCATGTGGTGCAAGAAAAAACTTGATAGCCAAGTTCTAATCAAATCAAGAGTCTGAACAAGGCAAAAAGCAGCACAAGCACCAACCTTGTTTTTTGGTCCTTCTACAGGTCCCACTGATGTGGGACCGGACTTGATTTCCCCAAGCAAAATAGGGTGTCCCACATCTCCAAGATGCCAAGTCATGGCAAGGAGTGTGATGAGCCCAAATAACTGAAAGACCTTGACTTACAAGTTGGCATTCCCTCCAATAGATAAAAGTACCTTCTCctgcaaaagcaaacacagagcaCAGTGTGATGTCCCACACAGCAGGATTCCCCCACCAGCTCTTGGTAACAGCCATGGCAAAGTCTCCAGGTTGTGGCACCTGCTTGTGGCAGGGCCTGACCTGCCCTTCCTGCCATCACAgggagctccagcacagcagaaacTCATGTGAGTGAGAGCTGCATCACCCTCATGAAGAGCATCTGGAGACTCACATCACACTTAGCAACTTCCAGAAAATTATAAAGACAACTCCAAAGGTAAAGGGAACTCTTCTCTTTAGAGGCAGTTTCGGGAACCCCTCCTAACTGACACCTGCTTGTAACCCTACACAAGAACTGCTCTGCCTCCCCTAAGGAGCACCCTGATCCCTCCTTGCGTTAAGATCAAGCCTCGGACCACGCAAACACCCCAATATTCCTCTGTAATAAAAGCCACCTACCATCTTCATCATAGCCATGGCAGGAGGAGAGACCTGGGAGCGATATTTATTATGTTCATCCAAGATGATCTTCTTTTCTTCATCACTCAGggaccagctcagctccagcattGAGAGCACCAGGAGAACAGGAGGAAGACCTGAGCTCAGCATCGTGCAGGCAGCTTCTGCTCTCAGCAGCCCACGGCTCTGGCAGTCAGATTTAAAGCACCTCCCAAAAGCCAGGAACACCCAACAGCTTGAAGATTGGGGAGGAAATGTATTTATTAGAGTTCTGGAGCCATGAAGAACACACCCATCTCACATATCGGCCTTGATGGAGAGGCAGCAGTGCCAACGAACACGCAGGGTCCTCTCCCCGGGACAGACCCTGTGCCTGAATCCTAATCCCTGGATTGGCATTCTTCATCCAAACCTCTGCTGCTCCAAACCTCAGCCATCCCCTGAGCCCTCAGTTACGGGTCCTCTCTTCTACCTCCTGTTCCATTTCTCCTAATTAACAATAATCCCACAGCAACTGACAAAGCCCTGTTTTCACACGGGTCTTCCCCCGGCCCTGGAATGCAGCTGCCTTAGAAACAAAGGCGGCAAGATGCAATTGCTGAGAGCAGTTTGCAGCACAGAACCTCCCCAGAGTCAGGCAGAGCCCACCTCGGCCAGCCCCGTGCCTGTGGTGGGGGACAGCATTTGGCAGCTGAGAACAGCCCCGGGCTCCCCCAGCCTGCTGGCAGTGGGGGGCAAGCAGAGGGTTGAAGCCTCTTCCCTGAACCGTCAGGAAaggggggagcaggggaggaagAAAGGGGGTACAGAGCTGAAATTGCTCCAAACAGGGGATCTGtgtctgtggctgccccagggctggctggaggcagcagacCGTGGGCTCTGCGGGACCGGGCTGTGCTCCCTCCCCGCAGACACCTGCAGGACTCAGCCCCCGCGCCGGGGCCGAGCCCCccgggctgctccagcctctgtTCCCCATCTGCGATTGTGCAagagcccggcccggctccaGGAGCCGCGCTGGGATCACACACAGCCTGTTGGAGAGGATCAGCGGGTGGGCAGCTCTGGAGAGCGGAGCCAAGGTAATCACACGCTGCCGGCTCtgcctcccccttcccctccccactcccctgGCAATGCTTTGTGGGTTTTCCTCTGGTTTTGGACCACACGGATCAGCTCTTACCACAacagctctcctgctgccccccAGATCTCTTAgctctgtgtgtgacactgtccTTCACTACCTCTGGGGTCAGCCATTCCTCAACTGTCCAACAATTTCTGCAAGTGGGGTCTCATGCCAGCATCTCACCAGGTCTTCAACTCGGATGGTCAAACTAGAGATTCCCTTGCTAAGGCGTATCTATCTGTCTCTTGATGGAGTCACCTCAACACATTTGTTGTTGTACCTCTGGAGACCTGGAGAAACATCTAGAAAACAGCAACAtgggctccagctcctgccagccagCTCACTGTGGCCTGGCTTACAAGGAACGAGGCAGTGCTGAGAatcacagagccacagaatgATTTGCGTTGGGAAGAACCTGAGAGCTCATCTtattccaacccctctgccatgagcagggacaccttccactagagcagTGCAGGTGCTGGTCTCTCCAAAAGTGATGTGGAGATACAGGGCCAAGCTTCCCATAGCCCCTGGCAACAAGGATGAAGGAAAGTGGGATACACAGAGCTTGTGGGGAAGAGCAAACAGTCCTGGAGGAGTCATCACCAGGGCATGTGAGTAAGAGCTGGTGCAGGGCCATTTCTCAACTCCCAACCTGCTCCGATGACTCCTGGAACCAGTGGCTGAAGCATCAAGATTAGCACTGTGAGGTCCAAGCCCCACCCTGGGGCTGAGACACTCGTGTCCAGCCGGCATTAGGTAAGTGTGTGTGGAATGCAGCTTCCCTTCTGCTCGCTCAAGGAACAGCCCGTCCCCACACCCCGGGGAGCAGCGGCCTCTGCACGGGGACAGGAGCCACACACCAACACCTGACAGGGTCTGCTCCAGCCTGGTGCTCCAGAGAGGCCCCGCTCTGGAGCACACAAGTGACCAAGTCTGGGCTTCTACGGACTCACGTCTCGAGGGGCTCCAGCGGGGTTGGCCGGTGTCTGACCAGgctcctgcactgctgtggcAGTAACAGgatctctctcttctctctacTTGCCTGGATTTATGAGCTCTGGAGGAGTTCATCGTCTTCCACACTATTCATTCATCCAttctattatttaaaaattctggGACACCAAGTGTTGACTGAGAATCCCTCTGAGCTGGGCAGGGTGAGAGTGGGGTATTGTCCAAACCAGTACAGCGAGTGCCAAGTAGAGCTGAGGTGAGGGAGGCTACAGTGAGACACCCCATCTGTGACTCATCCAATTGCGTCTGTCACCACAATGCCTCAATAGCTGCAGGAACAGCGTCATTGCTCCCAGTTTCACCTCAGCAGGTCACTAGGACTACCAGGCTCTCTTGGGAAGTCCCAGCCTACTGCAGCCTTCCCAAGGATCTGTGAAACTGGGAGATCAGGAAAAGGACCAGGGCTCATTCACAGCTCTTCGGCCAAGGTATCAGAACCTTCCCTCCATGCCACTGTGGCCTCACATCTGAGTATCCCACCGTAACAGTGCAGAAGGTGTGAGCACCACTCCCCTCTGGCAGCTGAAGACAGGAGCTACTCTGGAAGCTGTGCTGCAGACTGGGGCTAGGCACATTTGGCCAAAGTCGATTCCTTACCACCAGGAGAACTGCCCTCCTGTTTTAGTTATGCAGATGATTGCCAAGGCATAGAATAGGCACCTTCTTTTAGCAAAAAGCAGTCAGGAAGCAGGATCAAGAAAGGTGAATCCTCCCCAAACCCTCACAGGACATTGTGGAATGAGAGCACTTTCAGCCCAAACACTGAGGGAATACTTGGAAGCTGGGTGGACCTGGCAGCAGCATGGCCCCAAATGCAAATACCCAGCAGGGTCTGTGTGCTCACCCCAACCTTGCTGACCCAGTGCATTCACGGGACGTTCAGGAGCTGAAGCAAAGGAGCCTCctctcactgcagcagcagcagcagcagcagcaaacacctccctgtccctgctgcaaacaggccagggatggagggaaccAAGCAGGTGAGGCTCCTAAGGAAGCCAGGCCTCATAAACACCACAAATCCCAGCACTGAACCCAAGTCAGCCCAGCTGAAGGTTaatcccttctcctcctcccagcacaCAGGGCCGTGGGCCCGTAAGAACCTGGCAGAAGCTTTGCCAGGGTCACCGCAGTGGCAGAGTCCCCTTAATGCCAAGCCCAGAAATGGAGTGGAAATGCTGCAAAAGTCTCCCTTGAATGTTTTGCGTCCTCCCCTGTGCACCACACCAAGCCCTGCCCTTGCCAAAAGGCCCAAATTCAGGATGGAGCCAAGCCCCCAAATGGCCGTGTGGGCAGGCTGAGCCCCGCTgtcctgggcagcagggcaagAGGAAAGCGGATTTCCTTCTGGGTTGGAGTTTTCTGCTGCAAGGAACTCTATAAATAGGTCCTTGCACAACAGCAACAGCCTGTCTCCACAAGTCACAaccttcaggaaaacaaaactcttCTACAAAAAAGAGTTTTCACAAGGTTCATAGCCCCACACTAGGGATAAAACACCTAACTCCTGGAATTATGGTGGTGGCTGTCCATCAGCAGCACCCCTGTGCCTCCGTGGCTCTCAGCAGGGTgggggatgcagcactgcaaaaaatcaaaaaatgaGGGTTTGCCCTGATGAGTGCCCTGATCTTGCTGCGGggagaaatgtttttctgctctttgtagTGTCTGTAGGGAACTTCCAGGGAATGGTACACTGTTCTTCACGCAGATGCAAACCCAGAGGAGCTCCTGAAATGCTCTTGCAGCTCCGAGCCCTCTCCCCTGACACGGGTGAGGAGCAGCCTCTGGGGCTGTATTTTCATCATGTGTCCAtaaggcagggatggatttcTGCCCCGAAGGCAGCTcggcagcaggagctcagcctgctCCCAGAGCGTGCAGCAGCTTTAAAAAGAAGGAGGCTCTTTCTAACCTGATTCTTAACTACACCTGAAGCTGGCGATTAAATAAAGCTCAGAAGTGCGGGCAGGGTGTGCGGGGCGAGTTGAGCTGCCCAGTTCTCAGCGGTGCCTCTCCCAGTGCCATCTGCTGGTCActgcctggctgggctgggctggccggtGACCTCAGAGCACCCCGCAGGACAGCGGGGTTCCTGCAGGacagctggtgctgcagggcagcagagccaccAGTGACCCGTAACAGCATCTCTTGCACCTCTATAGCTCAGATTGTACCAACACACCTGGGGACTCGTTCTCCTTGagtgcgcacacacacacacacacacacaaagttaCACATAAAGCAGGATCTGTATCTAAATTCAAATACACTGAAATGATGCAATGGATGAAGCCATGCAGGGAAAAGTTACATGAAGGAGCTGATGGCCTCTGTCAGCTCTGAAGGTTTCTCTTCTGTGCGTGCACACGGGTGCAGGCACACGCGTAAAAGAAATCTGTGGCATTGGAGTAACTGAGGAATGGGCCATGTGCCAGAGAGcaagagagagggagggggagagagggagggggcAAGTGCTGCAGAGTGTGAGGAGGAGAGGGGGGAACACCTGGGTAGTACTGGCCAGAGCTGCACCAGAACCAGGAGGAAACAGAGATCCTCCAAACAGCCACTCT harbors:
- the PI16 gene encoding peptidase inhibitor 16: MLSSGLPPVLLVLSMLELSWSLSDEEKKIILDEHNKYRSQVSPPAMAMMKMTWDMELEALAQSYAEKCIWDHNKERGRRGENLFAMAPTLELEFAVEDWNGEEKFYNLTTSTCVPGQMCGHYTQVVWSNTHQIGCGAHFCEKIDGIETENMHLLVCNYYPPGNMKGKKPYVEGPSCTTCPMGTVCVNNLCAGALDTEELETNSDQTSVDLPKDGVHRICLGLSPLLLPSAILVGLLL